One Trachemys scripta elegans isolate TJP31775 unplaced genomic scaffold, CAS_Tse_1.0 scaffold_28, whole genome shotgun sequence genomic window carries:
- the PPP1R18 gene encoding phostensin, with protein sequence MASSPAPALPEWKLQLLERKRKEEEEARRREREQQDRMAKMPAWKREIIERRRAKQGSGTSFSDPEGGGGGAGPPLAVAGPPGPEMGQKESTVLQEKIGPVHQNPFIQLEKRRKETAVPEAEAASAKAKQLMELYSQRPGVRTLRADNVIIIESVPGAAPLGAERQGEAKSGSVESLNELLARRGGSVTEIRAGEVFIVKSALSRSVEDLNSFGQSRGEADCRPGLPEQRRGRVSKLLSRFGQEDPPPRPLRSLSTENLADGSYERPLAARKPPGSAQHRSGTPSPPRDLPGLTPSPPPFTVASYRSQFKARSEAWPESPPRRSPTGKAWGREAASPERGARHDGGSPGTMVPGPRSREANSPDRGAWHSGSTLAVVPGPQGTEAASPETGARSDGSAMAPGLRGREAASPERGARPGGGALAVGPGLQAREAASLETGARPGGSALAVGPGLQAREAASPERRDAGGGGSGAVILGSLGRDITSLDRGGRGDNGDASASGLPVDTILDAEAQAKAVASLRLHSRNSFVVVPRRAAASPPPDPGEARQEISTSPPKAAAAPASTSSSSSPSREQLPLPASAEEPAEGEAMRRGGRGPRELGGPSALPHPAVQRRSGNTITINPRKAPVPAVENGVEGEGGPAAPEKAAGAPLKKRYPTAEEIQVIGGYLSLSKSCLAKNDPHRKKLKISFSESQLERTFQYPSEGSLLEEFGPPEESDAPACANPHGEDDEEEEELLLLHRGLPGVLRTKSLIVDESCRR encoded by the coding sequence ATGGCGTCGTCTCCGGCGCCAGCCCTGCCGGAGTGgaagctgcagctgctggagaggaagcggaaggaagaggaagaggcgcGGCGCAGAGAGCGGGAGCAGCAGGACCGCATGGCCAAGATGCCAGCCTGGAAGCGGGAGATCATCGAACGCCGCCGTGCCAAGCAGGGCTCCGGGACCTCCTTCTCGGACCCGGAGGGCGGTGGCGGTGGAGCAGGGCCCCCCTTGGCTGTGGCGGGGCCGCCCGGACCTGAGATGGGCCAGAAGGAGAGCACCGTGCTGCAGGAGAAGATTGGCCCAGTGCACCAGAACCCCTTCATCCAGCTGGAGAAAAGGCGCAAGGAGACAGCGGTGCCGGAGGCCGAGGCGGCCAGCGCCAAGGCCAAGCAGTTGATGGAGCTGTACAGCCAGCGCCCTGGGGTGAGGACCCTACGGGCCGACAACGTCATCATCATTGAGTCGGTGCCGGGAGCAGCGCCACTGGGGGCCGAGCGGCAGGGGGAGGCCAAATCCGGCAGCGTGGAATCCCTGAACGAGCTGCTGGCCCGGCGCGGCGGGAGCGTGACCGAGATCCGGGCCGGCGAAGTCTTCATCGTCAAATCGGCCCTCAGCCGCAGCGTGGAAGACCTCAACTCCTTCGGCCAAAGCCGCGGCGAGGCCGATTGCCGGCCGGGGCTCCCGGAGCAACGCCGCGGGCGTGTCAGCAAGCTGCTAAGCCGCTTCGGCCAGGAGGACCCACCCCCGCGACCGCTCAGGTCCCTCAGCACCGAGAACCTCGCCGATGGTTCCTACGAACGCCCCCTGGCAGCAAGGAAACCGCCCGGCTCGGCCCAGCACCGTAGTGGCACACCCAGCCCTCCCCGCGACCTGCCGGGCCTGACCCCCTCGCCGCCTCCCTTCACCGTGGCTTCCTACCGCAGCCAGTTCAAAGCCAGGTCCGAGGCCTGGCCAGAGAGCCCACCGCGGCGCTCGCCCACCGGCAAagcatggggcagggaggccGCCTCGCCAGAGAGGGGAGCCAGGCATGATGGTGGCAGCCCTGGCACAATGGTGCCGGGCCCTCGGAGCAGGGAGGCCAATTCACCGGACAGGGGAGCCTGGCACAGTGGAAGCACATTGGCTGTGGTGCCAGGGCCTCAAGGCACAGAGGCCGCCTCGCCAGAAACGGGAGCTAGGAGTGATGGCAGTGCCATGGCCCCAGGACTGCGAGGCAGGGAAGCCGCCTCACCAGAGAGGGGAGCCAGGCCTGGTGGCGGTGCATTGGCGGTGGGGCCGGGCCTACAAGCCAGAGAAGCCGCTTCACTGGAGACAGGAGCCAGGCCTGGTGGCAGTGCATTGGCAGTGGGGCCGGGCCTACAAGCCAGAGAAGCCGCCTCACCAGAGAGGCGTGACGCTGGTGGCGGTGGCTCAGGTGCGGTGATACTGGGCTCGCTGGGCAGAGACATCACCTCTCTGGACagaggtggcaggggggacaaTGGAGACGCCTCAGCCTCAGGCCTGCCCGTCGACACCATATTGGATGCCGAGGCACAGGCCAAAGCCGTGGCCAGCCTGCGCCTCCATTCGCGCAACTCCTTCGTGGTGGTGCCGCGCCGGGCggccgcctcccctcccccagaccctGGCGAGGCTCGGCAGGAAATCAGCACTTCTCCTCCAAAGGCTGCCGCTGCTCCGgcctccacttcctcctcctcctcccccagccgtGAGCAGCTTCCCCTCCCGGCCAGCGCCGAGGAGCCGGCCGAGGGGGAGGCCATGAGGCGCGGGGGCCGGGGGCCCCGGGAGCTGGGGGGCCCCTCCGCCCTGCCCCACCCGGCCGTGCAGCGCCGGAGCGGCAACACCATCACCATCAATCCCCGCAAGGCACCGGTGCCAGCCGTGGAGAACGGCGTCGAGGGTGAGGGGGGCCCCGCGGCGCCCGAGAAGGCAGCCGGCGCCCCACTGAAGAAGCGCTACCCCACGGCGGAGGAGATCCAGGTGATTGGGGGCTACCTGTCCCTGTCGAAATCCTGCCTGGCCAAGAACGACCCCCACCGCAAAAAG